A window of Bradyrhizobium diazoefficiens genomic DNA:
CTGCGCGATGTGGTTGGCAGTGACCGCCTCCTCCATCATCTCGCCGGCGTTCTCCTTGGCCTCGATCTCCGCGAGCTGCTTCTCGAGCTGCGGGATCCGGCCATAGGCCAGCTCGCCGGCTTTCTGGAATTCGCCGCGCCGCTGGGCATTGGCGAGCTCGACACGCAGGCCGTCGAGCTCCGCCTTCAGCTTCTGGGCGTTGGAGAGCTTGTCCTTTTCTGCGCTCCAGCGCGCCGTCAGCGCCGCCGACTTCTCCTCGAGCTCGGCCAATTCTTTCTCAAGCGCTTCGAGGCGGGTCTTGGAGCCGGGATCGCTTTCCTTCTTCAAGGCCTCCTGCTCGATCTTGAGCCGGATGATCTCACGATCGAGCGAATCGAGCTCCTCCGGCTTGGAATCGACCTGCATTTTCAGCCGCGCCGCGGCCTCGTCCATGAGGTCGATCGCCTTGTCGGGCAGGAAGCGGTCGGTGATGTAGCGATTGGACAGCGTCGTCGCCGCCACCAGCGCGGAATCGGCGATCCGCACGCCATGGTGCTGCTCGTACTTGTCCTTCAGGCCGCGCAGGATCGAGATGGTGTCCTCGACCGACGGCTCGCTGACGAAGATCGGCTGGAAGCGCCGCGCCAGCGCGGCGTCCTTCTCGACGTGCTTCTGGTATTCGTCCAGCGTGGTCGCGCCGATGCAGTGCAGTTCGCCACGGGCGAGCGCCGGCTTCAGCAGGTTGGAGGCATCCATCGCGCCGTCGCCCTTGCCGGCGCCGATCAGGGTGTGCATCTCGTCGATGAAGAGGATGAAAGTGCCCTCGCTCCCGGTCACCTCCTGGAGCACGGCCTTCAGCCGCTCCTCGAACTCGCCGCGGTACTTCGCGCCGGCGATCAGGGCGCCGAGGTCCAGTGAGAGCAGCTTCTTGTCCTTGAGGCTCTCGGGCACGTCGCCGTTGACGATGCGCAGCGCAAGGCCTTCGGCGATGGCGGTCTTGCCGACGCCGGGCTCGCCGATCAGGACGGGGTTGTTCTTGGTCCGGCGCGAGAGCACTTGAATCGTGCGGCGGATCTCCTCGTCGCGGCCGATGACCGGATCGAGCTTGCCGTCGCGCGCAGCCTGGGTCAGGTCGCGGGCATATTTCTTCAGCGCGTCATAGGCGTTCTCGGCGGTCGCGGAATCCGCGGTCCGGCCCTTGCGCAGGGCTTCGATCGCTGCGTTGAGGTTTTGCGGGGTGACGCCCCCCTTGTTGAGGATCGCGCCGGCCTCGCTGGTCTTCTCCAACGTGAGGCCCAGCAGCAGCCGCTCGACGGTGACGAAACTGTCGCCGGCCTTCTCGCCGGCCTTTTCGGCGGCGTCGAAGGTGCGAGCCAGCTCGGGCGCGAGGTAAATCTGCCCGGCACCAGCGCCGGAGACCTTCGGCACCTTGTTCAGGGCCTCCTCGGTCGCCTTCAGGATTGCGCGGGAATTGCCGCCGGCGCGGTCGATCAGGCCGGAAGCCAACCCCTCACTGTCGTCCAGCAGAACCTTCAGCATGTGCAGGGTGGAAAACTGCTGGTGCCCCTCGCGCATCGCGAGCGACTGCGCCGACTGGATAAAGCCCCTGGAGCGTTCGGTGTATTTCTCGATATTCATCTTTTCTGTCCCTCGGCCTGCCCTTGGGGCCCGCGGAGGCACCCCAATACGGCATCTTCATTGGGTTTTCGCTGATCGCATTGAGGTCTCTCAAGCAGCAACGACCGTCTCTTGCCGGCGTTGCCGCCGGCCTGTGACAGATGTGGGAAGCGGGCTGCGGATGCGAAAGAGGCCGCTTCACAATTTCGTGCGCGCATGAGGCGGCTTGGCGGTGGCGGACCGAATCCCTTAAGTAGCGGCATGACAGCCAGCCAGACTGCCGAGATAAACGGCCTCTACCGCTACCCGATCAAGGGCCTCACTCCGGAGCGCCTGTCGCGCGCCCGCTTGCGGGCCGGCCAGACCCTCCCGGCCGACCGCCGCTACGCCATCGAGAACGGCCCGAGCGGGTTCGACCCCGAGGCGCCGGAATGGAAGCCGAAAATCCAGTTCCTGATGCTGGCGCGCAACGAGCGGCTGGCCGAGCTCGACAGCCGTTTCGACGACGCGACCAATGTCTTGACCATCCGCAAGAACGGCCAGACCGTCGCCAGCGGCGACCTGGAGACTGCCGCCGGACGCGCCGCCATCGAACGCTACTTCGCGGAGAATTTTCAGCCGGAGCTTACCGGGCCGCCGAAGCTGCTGTCGGGCCGCGACCACAGCTTTTCCGATGTCGCCCGCAAGGTGGTCTCGATCATCAATCTCGGCAGCCTGCGCGCACTCGAGAGTATGCTTGGCGCCACCGTCCACCCGCTGCGCTTCCGCGCCAATCTCTATGTCCAAGGTTGGCCGGCCTGGTCCGAGCTCGACCTCGTCGACCAGACGCTCGCGATCGGCCAGGCGCGGTTGAAGGTGGTCAAGCGCATCAAGCGCTGCCCAGCCACCAACGTCGACCCCGTGACCGCCAAGCGCGACCTCGACATCCCGCCGACGCTCTCGCGCCATCTCGGCCACATGGACTGCGGCATCTATGCCGAGGTCATCGCCGACGGCGAGATCGGTGTGGGCGATCAGGTGGCGGTGGAAGAGCCGAAGCTGGTGTGAGCTCGCACCGCTGCCATAGGGAAGGCAAAGTGAATAGCGTGCCCACTATTCTTGCTTTTGAATGTTTACGTACCGCTGGTGGGCACGGCGCAAGAGCGCCTTTGCCCACCCTACGGCACCGTCGCTCCGTCGTTAATTCGGCATCACATACGCATAGATCCGGCCGCGCGAGACCGGCGCCTCGCGGACGCGGTTGCCGTTGTTGCCGGAGATCATGATCGGATTGCCCCGCGCATCAATCCCCGTGATGATGCCGACATGGCCGCCCCGGCGGCCACGCGACATCACCGCGATGGCGCCGACCTGCGGACCGGAGATGCGCGTGCCGTAGCGCGCGAACGAGCTCGCCATATCCGATCCCGTGCCTTGATGGCCGGTATGTTGCAGCACCATGTTCATGAAACGCGCGCACCACAGACTGCCGCGTCCGGTCGGATTGCCGCCGAGATAGCGGCGCGCCTCGGACACGAGACCGGATCCGCTGCCGAAGCCGCTGCTGCTCATGGCGCTATCGGTCATACCGCTATTGGTCATGCCGCCGGTATTGGCGTTGGGATCATAGCTCGCCCGGGTGTTGGAAAATCCACTTGCCCGCAACTGCGCCACGCCGCGCTCGAAGCGCGAGCTGCGGGTATGGTGGCGATGATAACGGTAATAATGATGTCTGGCGTGGTGCACGTAAGCGTGCCGCTCTGCGCTATGACGATGATGTGGCCGCGCCGAGGCCGGAGAAACGAACACGGCGACCGCCGTGAAGAAGAGCGCCAGCGCGACGATACAACGCGACAGGCGGTACGCAAACAACTCGAACATTCTTCATCCTTCGTTGACACCCCCACTTCCAGCCGACCCGTGCGGTGACCGACCTCCGTCGGGCCCTTAAGCCGCCCGATGTGGCGAGAAAAAGACACCGCGCCGGCGAATAGCTGCGATGATTTTGCGTCAATACTCGTCTGAGGCTGCCGCATTGCGGACAACAGCATTAACTGCGATCCTGCAAAGGCGGCTTGAAGAGAGGGAAACGGTTAATGCCCCACGCCACGACCAGCGACGACGTCCGCATCTATTTCGAGGAAGCGGGTCAGGGAACGCCGATTATTTTTCTGCACGAGTTCGCGGCCGACTACACCAATTGGGAGCCGCAGATGCGTTACTTCTCGCGCGGCCATCGCTGCATCACCTATTCGGCGCGCGGCTACACGCCGTCGGACGTGCCCGAGGGCGAGGTCTACAGCTACACGCATTTCTACACCGACGCGCTCGCGGTGCTCGATCATCTCGGAATCGCGCGCGCGCATCTCGTTGGCCTGTCGATGGGCGCCTACTCGTCGCTCCAGATCGGCTTGAACGCGCCGCAACGCGCGCTGTCGATGACGCTGGCCGGTGTCGGCTCGGGTTCGGAGATCGAGAACCTCGACGTCTGGCGCAAGCAGTGCCGCGCCAATGCCGAGCAGTTCGAGACCCTGGGCTCCGCCGAGGTCGCAAAGGTCACGCGCGAGGCACCGAGCCGGATTCCCTTCCTGGTGAAGGATCCGCGCGGCCATGCCGATTTCTACGCTGCTCTTGCGCGTCACGACGCCAAGGGATCGGCGCACACGATGCGCGGCTTCCAGGGCGGCCGTCCGTCGATCTACACAATGACGGATGCGATCCGGGCCGTTGCGACGCCCGCATTGATCATCTGCGGCGACGAAGACGATCCGTGCGTGGGCGCGAGCCTGTTCCTGAAGAAGCACCTTCCCGCGGCGGGGCTGGCGATGTTTCCGAAGTCGGGCCACGTGCTCAATCTCGAAGAGCCCGCGCTGTTCAACGCGAGCGTGGAACGGTTCGTCACGCTGGTGGAAGCGGGGCGCTGGCCGGTCCGCGATGCGAGGTCGCTGGCTGCTGGTTAATTAGCTCGTTATTCCGGGATGCGCCGACAGGCGCAGGCCCGGAATCTATCGAGCGGCAAACGCTGAGGCGCGATGGATTTCGGGCTCGATGCTTCGCATCGCCCCGGAATGACGAGGATTTTATTTCCCCCCGCCACGGCTCAGCAAGAACACGCCCTGCTCGCCGAACATGTTCCACACCCACCACGGCAATCGCAACCGCAGCGGACGGCCGTAGAGGTCGAGTGCTTCGGCGCGCTCCATCTTGACGCCAATCGCATCGCAAAGCTCGACGAAATCCTTGATGGTGCAGAAATGGATGTTGGCGGTGTCGTACCAGGTCGCCGGCAAATTCTCGGTGCGCGGCATGTGGCCGCCGATCAGGAGCTGGAGCCGCATCTTCCAGAAGCCGAAATTCGGGAACGAGACGATGGCACGCCGGCCGATGCGCAGCAGATTCTCCAGCACCACCCTCGGCTGCCGCGTCGCCTGCAGCGTCTGCGACAGGATCACGTAGTCGAAGGCGTCATCGGGATAATTGACGAGGTCGGTGTCGGCATCGCCCTGCACCACCGCAAGGCCCTTGGCGACGCAGCGGTTGACGCCCTCGCGCGACAATTCGATGCCGCGGCCGTCGATGCCGCGGGTCTCCAGCAGCTGAAGCAGATCGCCCTCGCCGCAGCCGACGTCGAGCACTTTCGATCCCGGCTTGACCATCTCGGCGACCAAGAGATGGTCGGCGCGAAAATGACCGGACTGCCCCGTCGCAAGGCCGCCCAGCGGCAGCACTTCCTGTACAGACATCGCTAGTCGTTCCTGGAGGTGAGCCCGCGGGCCTTGCCTGCCGATTGCAGAAAGGCGCGGGAGATGTCGAAGAATTCGGGAACGTCGAGCAGGAAGGCGTCGTGGCCGCGATCGGTCTCGATCTCGGCAAACGACACCCGCGCGCTCGAGGCGTTCAACGCGTGCACCAGCGCGCGCGATTCCGAGGTCGGAAACAGCCAGTCGCTGGTAAACGACACCACGCAGAAGCGGGTCTGGATTTCCGCGAACGCCCTTGCGAGCGCCCCGCCATGGTCCGCGGCGATGTCGAAATAGTCCATCGCGCGCGTCAGATAGAGATAGGAATTGGCGTCGAAGCGCTCGACGAAGGAGGAGCCCTGGTAGCGCAGATAGCTCTCGACCTGGAAGTCGGCGTCGAAAGAGAAGGTCGGCAGCTCGCGGTCCTGCATGCGCCGGCCGAACTTGCGATGCAACGCCGCGTCCGAGAGATAGGTGATGTGCGCCGCCATCCGCGCCACCGCGAGCCCGCGATGCGGATGGATGCCGCGGTCGGCATAGCCGCCACCGTGCCAGTCGGGATCGGCCATCACGGCCTGACGGCCGAGCTCGTGGAAGGCGATGTTCTGCGCCGAGTGCCGCGTCGCGCAGGCAATCGCCAGGGCAGAGAACACGCGGCCCGGATAGGCCGCGGTCCATTGCAGCACCTGCATGCCGCCCATCGAGCCGCCAACGACCGCAAACAGCGTGTCGATGCCGAGCCGGTCGATCAGCATTGCCTGCGCGCGCACCATGTCGGGTATGGTGATGACGGGGAAATCCAGGCCCCAGACCTTGCCGGTGGCAGGATTGATCGAGGCCGGCCCGGTCGAGCCCATGCAGCCGCCGATCACGTTGGAGCAGATGATGAAGTAGTGCTTGGGATCAATGGGGCGGCCGGGGCCGACCAGCGTGTCCCACCAGCCGGGCTTGCCGGTGACGGGATGCACGTTGGCGACGTGCTGATCGCCGGTCAGCGCATGGCAGATCAGGATTGCGTTGGAGCGATCGGCGTTGAGCTCGCCATAGGTCTGGTAGGCGATCTGGAACGGGGTGAGATCGACGCCGCAATCGAGCCGCAGCGGCTGCTCGGTGCCGAAATGCGCGACCTGCGAGCTCGGATGATCCACCTCGTGCGACCGTTCGTCGGCGCTGATCGCGGGACTCGGTATCGACTTGACGCCACCCATCTGACCATCGACCTCGTTTGCGATCAAACGCTTGATCGCCACTTGCATCAGGCCATGAAAAACCCGGCCTGAACGATAGGTTCGGCCGGGATCGGAAGCGTCCCCGGCCTGTTTAGCGAGTTTTTTAACGTGGCTGCAAGCCGGCCGGCTCAAATGACCACGGAACGGGCAAAAACTACCGTCTTGGGTGGTTTTCGTCAAGTCGCGGCCCGGATCGACCGAATTCGCCTCTGTCGCGGTCGCCCGAAAAGGACGTCATTTCTCTTTGCTTTCGCCGTCCCGACTGCCTAATCAAGACGTCCCCATCGAAACCATCGACAGCCAGACATGTCACAACGTCCGCCCGCGCCACCATCGCTCCAGGAACTGCGCAAGGAGATCGACGCGATCGACGAGGGCATGCATCGCCTCCTGATGCAGCGCGGCGACATCATCGACCGCCTGATCCAGGTCAAGCAGACCCAGGAAGTCGGCTCGGCGTTCCGTCCGGCGCGCGAGGCCGCCATGATGCGCGACCTCGTGCAGCGCCATCGCGGCATCCTGCCGCTCGACACGGTCGAGAGCATCTGGCGCGTCATCATCTCGACCTTCACCTATGTGCAGGCGCCGTTCTCGGTGCATGCCGACATTTCGGTGAGCGAGCCGGCGATGCGCGATTCCGCGCGCTTCCATTTCGGCTTCACCGTGCCTTACGTCGCGCATTTCAGCGCGCAGGCGGCGGTCGAGGCGGTTGCGAAATCCAAGGGCGATCTGGCACTGGTCTCGGCGACGTCGGGCCGCACGCCGTGGTGGCTCTCGCTCGAGGCCGAAGGCGCGCCAAAAATCATCGCGCGGCTGCCCTTCGTCGAGCGCGCCGACCATCCGGCTGCGCTGCCGGTGTTCGCGGTCTCGCGCGTCGCCGACAGCGCTTTGGTGACGGAGGTCGAGACCTTCAGCGTGCGCGTCTCGGGGTGGAACGCCGATGTCGCGCGCGCCCTGTCGCCGCTCGCCGAGATCGTGGCGGTGCCCGATACCGCCTTCGACGGCGCGGCGCTGCTGGTCTCGGTCACGAGCGCGACCAGCATCGACAAAATCAGGGCAGCCCTGATCGAGGCGGGGGCCTCGGTGCGCTCCACGGCTCTCGTCGGCAGCCACGCAACGCGCTATACGGTGCCCCCGACCGGGCCGAAATCGTAGATCGCGCGCCTCGCCCCGCCATTTTCGGAGTTGAAGATGTCCCGCCCCGTGCCGAACCCCGGCATTCTCGATATTGCGCCCTACACGCCCGGCAAGAGCCCGGTCGCCGAGCCGGGCCGCAAGGTGTTCAAGCTCTCGGCCAACGAGACGCCATTCGGGCCCTCGCCCAAGGCGATCGAGGCGTTCAAGCGCGTGGCGGATCATCTGGAGGACTATCCGGAAGGCACCTCGCGCGTGCTGCGCGAGGCGATCGGCCGTTCTTTCGGGCTCGATCCCAACCGCATCATCTGCGGCGCCGGCTCCGACGAGATCCTGAACCTGCTTGCCCACACCTATCTCAGCCACGGCGACGAGGCGATCTCCACCACGCACGGCTTCCTGGTCTACCCGATCGCGACCATGGCGGTCGGCGCCAAGAACGTCATCGCGCCGGAGACCAACCTCACCTGCGACGTCGATGCCATCCTGAGGGCGGTGACGCCGAAGACGAAACTGGTCTGGCTCGCCAACCCCAACAATCCGACCGGGACCTATGTGCCGTTCGACGAGGTCAAGCGCTTGCGCGCCGGCCTGCCCTCGCACGTGCTGCTGGTGCTCGACGCCGCCTATTGCGACTACGTCTCGCGCAACGACTACGAGATGGGGATCGAGCTCGTCGCCACCACCGAGAACACGGTGGTGACGCACACCTTCTCGAAGATCCACGGCCTCGCCGCGCTGCGCATCGGCTGGATGTTCGGTCCCGAGCACATCATCGACGCCGTCAACCGCATCCGCGGTCCCTTCAACGTGTCGACGCCGGCAATGTACGCCGCGGTCGCCGCGATCGAGGACACGGCGCATCAGGCGATGTCGAAGCAGTTCACCGAGACCTGGCGCAACTGGCTCACCGAGGAGATCGGCAAGCTCGGTCTGAAGGTGACGCCGAGCGTCGCCAATTTCGTGCTCATCCACTTCCCGACCGACAAGGGCAAGACCGCTGGTGATGCCGACGCCTTCCTGACCAGGCGAGGCCTGGTGCTGCGCGCGTTGAAGAACTACCGCCTGCCGCATTCGCTGCGGATGACCATCGGCACCGAGGAGGCCAACCGCCTCGTGGTCGAAGGCTTGCGCGACTTCATGGCCGGCAAATGAGCGCGGATCCACACTTTCAGCGCGTCGCGCTGATCGGCTTCGGCCTGATCGGCGGCTCGATCGCGCGTGCTGCGAAGCTCCAGGGCCTGGCCGGCGAGATCGTCACCACCGCACGCTCGGAGAAGACGCGCGCGCGGGTGATGGAGCTCGGCATCGTCGATAAGGTCGTGGCGACCAATGCCGACGCGGTGAAGGATGCCGATCTCGTCATCCTCTGCATTCCCGTCGGCGCCTGCGGACCCGTGGCGCAGGAGATCGCCGCGCATCTGAAGCCGGGCGCAATCGTATCCGACGTCGGTTCGGTCAAGGGCGCCATCGTCAGGGACATGGCGCCGCATCTGCCGAAAGGCGTTCATTTCGTGCCGGCGCATCCGGTCGCAGGCACCGAGCATTCGGGGCCGGATTCAGGTTTTGCCGAACTCTTCATCAATCGCTGGTGCATCCTCACCCCGCCGGAAGGCGTCGATGCGACGGCCACCGATCGCCTGCGCGCGTTCTGGGCGGCGATGGGCGCCAAGGTCGAAGTGATGACGCCGGATCATCACGATCTCGTGCTCGCGATCACCAGCCATCTGCCGCATCTGATCGCCTACACCATCGTCGGCACTGCCGACGAACTGGCGCAGGTGACGGAATCCGAGGTGATCAAGTTCTCCGCCGGCGGCTTTCGCGATTTCACCCGCATCGCCGCGTCCGACCCGACGATGTGGCGCGACGTTTTCCTCGCCAACAAGGAAGCCGTGCTGGAGATGCTCGGCACCTTCACCGAAGATCTCGCAAAACTCACCCGCGCCATCCGCCGCGGCGACGGCGAGGCGCTGTTCGACCACTTCACCCGTACCCGCGCCATCCGCCGCGGCATCGTCGAGATCGGCCAGGATTCGGCCGCGCCCGATTTCGGCCGGCCCCATGCGGCGCTGAAGAAGCCATAACGCTCGTCCTCACTCCCCGTCATGGCCGACGGCGGCGCGATCAATACAGCGGCGGGATCTGGCCGACCTTGACCGGGCCGAGCAGCACGGCGCCGTCGACGAACTTCAACGGGAAGCTTCTCGCCTTCTTGCCTTCCAGCGTGCTCTCGGTGCCGATCGAGTTGATGCCGGCGGCAACGCCGGCATTGGCATTCTGCTTGATGACCTTGCCGAGGCCGGGAATGGCGCGATCGAGCGCGCCGAACAAATTGTTGAGGTCCTGCGACTTCACGCCCGGCGCGACGCGATCGAGCGTTGCCTGGGGTACGCCCTCCTCCAGCATCTTCTCGATGCCAAGCGCCGGGATCACGCGCTCGAGGCCGGTCACGGTCATCTGCAATTCACCGTCGAGCCGGCCGTTGGCCGAGAGGCCGAGCGTGCCGGCCGCGACCGCAATCATCTCACCCTGCTGGATCCGCGACTGCACGATCTCGATATGACCGCCGGCGGCCTGGATCTCGCGGAAGCGCTGCGGCCACGGCTTTGGCGTGAGGTCGGAGAGCCCGGTGATCTTTGCGCGCGTGTCCGCCTCGAACGGCTCGGCGAGCAGGGGGTGAACGCCCTGGATGCTGCCCTGCGCGATATGGAGCACAGTCTCGATGACGGGATGATCGGCCGACGATCCCTCCGCGAGGCGGCCGTGCAGCTCGACCTGCTTGGCGCGCGCGAGCGGCACCTGCACGCTGCCGTCGAGACGATTGATAACGGGATCGTCGAACACGATGGAGGCGCGCTCCGGCACGGCCGGCAGGCCGACCACGCTGCTGCGGCCCTTGCTCCAGTTCACCACGAAGGTGTTGTGCGTGACCCCGTCGGTCAGCGTCGCGGGGGCGGAGAATTCGGCGATGACGAGCTTGGGGTCGTAGGCCTGGGCGACGACCAGGATGTTGTCGAGCTTCGCCGTGAATGGCGTCTTGCTCGCATTCTGCGAGACCAGGGCGACGCTGGCGCCGGAGCACCGGACCTCGAAGCGGAACGGGAAGCCGGCGATCGAGCGCTTGGCGCAATCATAGATGCGGCCGGACTTGGCCTCCTGCGCCCGCCAGGCGTCTGCGGCAATTTCGGCCCGCGAGGCCGCATAGAACCAGAAGCAGCTCCAGGCGACGGCGAGGATCAGGACGAGAACGGGTGCGATGAAAAGGCCCCAACGGGAGCGACGGCCTGTGGCAACGGTCATATTGGACATGCGGCGACCCTTTGGCCCCAGATTTTGGCAAATGTAAGCGAGGCCGGCCTCCGACGAAAGGCGGAGAATTCGCTTCGCTTGGGACACCGGTTCTGGTAGCCGTGCCCGAAATGTCGGAAATCATCCTCCCCTCCGCCACCGCAACCAAAGGCGACCTCTGGGTGTTCGGCTACGGCTCGCTGATGTGGCGGCCGGGCTTCGACTTCGAGGAGCGCGTCCCGGCGCGGCTGGTCGGCGAGCATCGCGCACTCTGCGTCTATTCCTTCGTGCATCGTGGCACGCCGGAGCAGCCGGGCCTGGTGCTCGGGCTCGACCGCGGTGGCGCCTGTCGCGGCATCGCCTTCCGCGTCGCCGAGAAGAACCGCACTGAGGTCGTCGCTTACTTGCGCGCACGCGAGCAGGTCACGTCGGTCTATCGCGAGGTGATGCGCTCGGTTTGGCTCGAGAACGATGCACGGCAGCGTGTTCCGGCGCTCGCTTATGTCGTCGACCGCGGCCATGTCCAATATGCCGGCCGTCTGTCGCTCGCTGAGCAGCACCGCCATGTCGTCCAGGGCCACGGCCAGTCCGGCGCCAATCGCGACTATGTCACGGCGACGGTGAAAGCGATCGAGGCCGAAGGCTTTCGCGACACGCAGCTGCATCAGCTCGCATTGATGCTGCATGGTGATGCGCATTCCCTGCGCGCGCCGGCGCCAGTGGAAGACCGCGAGAACCGCTAGCTCTCCGACGGCGCGTAGCTCGGCGCCGAGCCGATCAATTGCTCCTGTTCTTTCCGGCCCGCTTCGACGAGCCGGCCGGTTGCCTGTTCGATGGCCGTTTGCACGCGGGAGAGAAACTCGTCCTTCGGCAGGCCCGACGGCAACGGATCGAGGAATTCCACCACCAGGGTGCCGGGATAGCGCATGAAGGTACGGCGCGGCCAGAACAGGCCGGAATTGAGCGCGATCGGCAGGCACGGCACGCCGCAGGTCGAATAGATCTGCGCAAAGCCGGTCTTGTAGGCGGGGGCAGCGCCCGGCGCTCGGCGCGTGCCTTCCGGAAAGATCACGAGCTGCTTTCCGCTGCGCACCGCCTCGCGCGCCCGCCGGGTCATGTCCAGCAGCGCCTTCACGCCGGCTTTGCGGTCGATCGCGATCATTCCGGTCTTGACCAGGAATTGGCCGAACACCGGGATCTGCATGAGCTGACGCTTAAGGATGAAGATCGGGCAGTCGAAGAAGCCCGGCAGCACGAACGTCTCCCAGAACGACTGATGCTTCGCCGCGATCACCAGCGGTCCCTGTGGGATGTTCTCGACACCGCGGAATTCCACCTTGATGTTGCAGACCACGCGCATCAGGACCAGCGTCGCCTTGGCCCACCATCCGGCGATCGTCAGCATGGCGCGCGGCGGCAATGCGAAGGTCGGCAGCGCCACGATCGCGAGGCACACCAGCACCGCGTAGAACATCACGTTGAACACGAGCGAGCGCAGGAAAATCAGGAACATCGACGATCCGGTTAATTTGCTGATCAATTGCCCCGATCAATTGGCCTGGGCGGTGGCGGGCCGCTTCGGCTTCGAGGCTGAAGGCTGCTCCGACATCTCGGGCGAAAGGTCAATGCCGAAATCCTCCAGCCGCACCCTGAGCTCCGCCGCGACGTACTTGACATACTCGGACAGCAGGAGCCGCAAGGTGGGCGCCGAGGTCCACCATGGCTCCTCGCGCCATTTCTCGCCGACCACCGCGAACGGGATCAGCGTCGTCTGTGGCATCGCATGCGAGAATTCCACCAATGCGCGCGGCATGTGATAGTTCGAGGTGACCACGATCAGCGATTGGAATTGGCGCCCTTGCGCCCAGCGCCGCGCCTCCGCCGCATTGCCGCGGGTCGAGAGCGCGGTGCGGTCGAGATCGACGCAGCAGGTCATGAAAGACTGGTTCTCCGGTAACGTCCGGGAGATGTCGTTCGCCGTCGACGTTGGATGCACGCCGGAGATCAGCAGCCGTCTGCCGTAGCCGGCAGCGAGCAACTCCATCGCGTCCGACACCCGCGAGGAGCCGCCGGTCAGGACCACGATGCCGTCAGCCTTGCGGTCCGGCACGGTCTCGGCACCGCGCAATTGCGACAGGAACGCGATGAAACCGGCCGCAGCGCCGACGAAGGCGAACGCA
This region includes:
- a CDS encoding histidinol-phosphate transaminase, which translates into the protein MSRPVPNPGILDIAPYTPGKSPVAEPGRKVFKLSANETPFGPSPKAIEAFKRVADHLEDYPEGTSRVLREAIGRSFGLDPNRIICGAGSDEILNLLAHTYLSHGDEAISTTHGFLVYPIATMAVGAKNVIAPETNLTCDVDAILRAVTPKTKLVWLANPNNPTGTYVPFDEVKRLRAGLPSHVLLVLDAAYCDYVSRNDYEMGIELVATTENTVVTHTFSKIHGLAALRIGWMFGPEHIIDAVNRIRGPFNVSTPAMYAAVAAIEDTAHQAMSKQFTETWRNWLTEEIGKLGLKVTPSVANFVLIHFPTDKGKTAGDADAFLTRRGLVLRALKNYRLPHSLRMTIGTEEANRLVVEGLRDFMAGK
- a CDS encoding prephenate/arogenate dehydrogenase family protein, translated to MSADPHFQRVALIGFGLIGGSIARAAKLQGLAGEIVTTARSEKTRARVMELGIVDKVVATNADAVKDADLVILCIPVGACGPVAQEIAAHLKPGAIVSDVGSVKGAIVRDMAPHLPKGVHFVPAHPVAGTEHSGPDSGFAELFINRWCILTPPEGVDATATDRLRAFWAAMGAKVEVMTPDHHDLVLAITSHLPHLIAYTIVGTADELAQVTESEVIKFSAGGFRDFTRIAASDPTMWRDVFLANKEAVLEMLGTFTEDLAKLTRAIRRGDGEALFDHFTRTRAIRRGIVEIGQDSAAPDFGRPHAALKKP
- a CDS encoding DUF2125 domain-containing protein is translated as MSNMTVATGRRSRWGLFIAPVLVLILAVAWSCFWFYAASRAEIAADAWRAQEAKSGRIYDCAKRSIAGFPFRFEVRCSGASVALVSQNASKTPFTAKLDNILVVAQAYDPKLVIAEFSAPATLTDGVTHNTFVVNWSKGRSSVVGLPAVPERASIVFDDPVINRLDGSVQVPLARAKQVELHGRLAEGSSADHPVIETVLHIAQGSIQGVHPLLAEPFEADTRAKITGLSDLTPKPWPQRFREIQAAGGHIEIVQSRIQQGEMIAVAAGTLGLSANGRLDGELQMTVTGLERVIPALGIEKMLEEGVPQATLDRVAPGVKSQDLNNLFGALDRAIPGLGKVIKQNANAGVAAGINSIGTESTLEGKKARSFPLKFVDGAVLLGPVKVGQIPPLY
- a CDS encoding gamma-glutamylcyclotransferase; this translates as MSEIILPSATATKGDLWVFGYGSLMWRPGFDFEERVPARLVGEHRALCVYSFVHRGTPEQPGLVLGLDRGGACRGIAFRVAEKNRTEVVAYLRAREQVTSVYREVMRSVWLENDARQRVPALAYVVDRGHVQYAGRLSLAEQHRHVVQGHGQSGANRDYVTATVKAIEAEGFRDTQLHQLALMLHGDAHSLRAPAPVEDRENR
- a CDS encoding 1-acyl-sn-glycerol-3-phosphate acyltransferase encodes the protein MFLIFLRSLVFNVMFYAVLVCLAIVALPTFALPPRAMLTIAGWWAKATLVLMRVVCNIKVEFRGVENIPQGPLVIAAKHQSFWETFVLPGFFDCPIFILKRQLMQIPVFGQFLVKTGMIAIDRKAGVKALLDMTRRAREAVRSGKQLVIFPEGTRRAPGAAPAYKTGFAQIYSTCGVPCLPIALNSGLFWPRRTFMRYPGTLVVEFLDPLPSGLPKDEFLSRVQTAIEQATGRLVEAGRKEQEQLIGSAPSYAPSES
- a CDS encoding YdcF family protein; this encodes MTSPTDNRTPKLPRDWLRAAVVSTIAFAFVGAAAGFIAFLSQLRGAETVPDRKADGIVVLTGGSSRVSDAMELLAAGYGRRLLISGVHPTSTANDISRTLPENQSFMTCCVDLDRTALSTRGNAAEARRWAQGRQFQSLIVVTSNYHMPRALVEFSHAMPQTTLIPFAVVGEKWREEPWWTSAPTLRLLLSEYVKYVAAELRVRLEDFGIDLSPEMSEQPSASKPKRPATAQAN